A window of the bacterium genome harbors these coding sequences:
- a CDS encoding acyl-CoA dehydrogenase family protein, which translates to MSIELTDDQRLICEAVRDLCAKYPDAYWRTLDETSAYPDAFIEALSAGGWLAALIPEAYGGTGLGIMEASLILEEINRSGGNAAACHAQMYIMGTLLRHGSEAQKQRWLPAIASGALRLQAFGVTEPGAGSETTRIQTSAVRRDDRYVVNGQKVFISRAEHSDLMLLLARTTPYDEAADKTRGLSVFMVDLKEAVARGAIQIKRIRTMLNHHTTELFLTDLEVPAENLIGEEGMGFRYIIDGWNAERILIAAESIGDGRWFIERATKYATERVVFGKPIGANQGVQFPLALAHAHLEAANLMRFHAAALFDQGKRCGAEANMAKLLAADAAWEAANACLDTHGGFGFAAEYDVERKFRETRLYAVAPVSNNLVLAYLGQHVLGLPRSY; encoded by the coding sequence ATGAGCATTGAGCTGACGGACGACCAGCGGCTGATCTGCGAGGCCGTGCGGGACCTGTGCGCCAAGTATCCGGACGCGTACTGGCGGACGCTGGACGAGACCAGCGCCTACCCCGACGCGTTCATCGAGGCGCTGTCCGCGGGCGGCTGGCTCGCCGCGCTGATCCCGGAGGCGTACGGCGGCACCGGCCTCGGGATCATGGAGGCGTCGCTGATCCTCGAGGAGATCAACCGCTCGGGCGGCAACGCCGCCGCCTGCCACGCGCAGATGTATATCATGGGGACGCTGCTGCGCCACGGCAGCGAGGCGCAGAAACAGCGGTGGCTGCCGGCGATCGCGTCGGGCGCGCTGCGGTTGCAGGCGTTCGGCGTCACGGAACCGGGCGCCGGTTCGGAGACGACGCGGATCCAAACCTCCGCGGTGCGGCGGGACGACCGCTACGTCGTGAACGGGCAGAAGGTGTTCATCTCGCGCGCGGAGCACTCGGACCTCATGCTGCTGCTCGCGCGGACGACCCCGTACGACGAGGCCGCGGACAAGACGCGCGGGCTGTCGGTGTTCATGGTGGACCTCAAGGAGGCCGTGGCGCGCGGGGCGATCCAGATCAAGCGGATCCGGACGATGCTGAATCACCACACGACCGAGCTGTTCCTCACCGACCTCGAGGTGCCGGCCGAAAACCTGATCGGTGAGGAGGGGATGGGGTTCCGCTACATCATCGACGGCTGGAACGCGGAGCGCATTCTAATCGCGGCGGAGTCGATCGGGGACGGGCGGTGGTTCATCGAGCGGGCGACGAAGTACGCGACGGAGCGCGTCGTGTTCGGGAAGCCGATCGGGGCGAACCAGGGCGTGCAGTTCCCGCTCGCGCTGGCGCACGCGCACCTCGAGGCGGCGAACCTGATGCGGTTCCACGCGGCGGCGCTGTTCGACCAGGGGAAGCGGTGCGGGGCGGAGGCCAACATGGCGAAGCTGCTCGCCGCGGACGCGGCGTGGGAGGCGGCGAACGCCTGCCTCGACACGCACGGCGGGTTCGGGTTCGCCGCGGAGTATGATGTCGAGCGGAAGTTCCGCGAGACCCGCTTGTACGCCGTGGCGCCCGTCAGCAACAACCTCGTGCTCGCCTACCTCGGCCAGCACGTGCTGGGCCTGCCCCGGTCCTACTGA
- a CDS encoding nuclear transport factor 2 family protein has product MGDETIAARLGKLEDERDVVRTLYRYGHALDYGPETAFLDVFTEHGTWTRVAGRKPARSFEGTHGLAQMFRDHTHAPEFYHKHVVVNPQVDIDGDTATALSYLIFVNDHPDGPYIRAFSRCRDRLVRCPDGRWRIEARRAELESWADRDFPPAPWTTLPPEVR; this is encoded by the coding sequence GGACGTCGTACGAACCTTGTATCGGTACGGGCACGCCCTCGACTATGGGCCCGAAACCGCGTTCCTGGACGTGTTTACGGAACACGGCACGTGGACACGCGTCGCGGGGCGGAAGCCCGCCCGCAGCTTCGAGGGGACGCACGGACTGGCCCAGATGTTTCGCGATCACACGCACGCGCCGGAGTTCTATCACAAGCACGTGGTGGTCAACCCGCAGGTCGACATCGACGGGGATACGGCGACGGCGCTCAGCTACCTGATCTTCGTCAATGACCACCCCGACGGGCCGTACATCCGGGCGTTCAGTCGCTGCCGGGACCGGCTGGTGAGATGCCCCGACGGGCGGTGGCGCATCGAAGCGCGCAGGGCGGAACTGGAGTCCTGGGCGGACCGGGACTTCCCTCCGGCGCCGTGGACGACCCTGCCGCCGGAAGTCCGATAA